A region from the Diadema setosum chromosome 17, eeDiaSeto1, whole genome shotgun sequence genome encodes:
- the LOC140240869 gene encoding uncharacterized protein, with translation MASKRDAHDHIRVKDEAFRYMGKEAEELENVFSTNRILLLHGPPFIGKTRTCKEVVLRAARIFRRQDCETHTFYLDIRTGFTVNDVVKEVIYALQEYVQGWSDVKSDGIHVHDLARRFRAHQNGKNRAYIFAMDNIDRVMKEEQGKVLKFVRELVSGTDCVFMVLVSRTSMNLIRDIHCVKRHPHRAMSPADAKALLKEASGNPQDFDHHADRIIELVCRSPLPIMMAGYQMNSRGFQLPFTPQEFVEVMEDSVSRTLGLENVPAEDQIPETIKAIVTENYHILEKIVSSVNDPESFDASELYATMEDSPGHVKQLILHVLLKDSVYMVADNDGAGMQNGLDASPLVFAVLKEFFCQMSSKDIFLKSFNEDVIKALDNQADELLTSRAGALRHAEWDLLKKQRQGCSHGDLSILWRNIITIGGDLVKEVTGDETKAVHFHAASTRKMMSLQSGKNASSTTETHKTGIQESGHTPVLLPGQYSTDPFNFKQNGESRIMEPEACLSPDSSSSEEPPIEKNKTNDMVQREVGSDTVGKTDILREGSSDMSGKQDSDLSRNSEEQQLINDDSSTTDTSATSPCPPLPNEQSPVQETGNKCQCSKIKEISKVVTNSKTKKCQNENIVASCEASKEYQIATTANSLDQVKEQPLRSCPSDDGSVFKTLISVDESNPFPNTDLQDQDKCASSGPSDIFLENGQESFDTSSSAHGDTVCNGKPQFRSLHSTDQYHPVQQSTEDVFSDKTYSTMSTSPMIRSHAVQQDQKCGQFMEMHSVKKAVECVFDWKSCENGHHDNSRLEHVENGGLKKQSTTVDLKSQYQSFQVENPLGFRQSGKLALVEGTPSVQPTHPPLMKHESLWDTMQHSSVRNQIPQYGTDVHVGLPQPPPIPPGTPIVRGTPSQGSCQYAIHPLTTTGFQMPQGRHGYEQQYLNSRDQHHRQVMPTHYYHQNNQGMPTHHYHQNNQGMPTHYNHQENQGVYNNQQLPYQPMPTTPSYPSVLNLPQQYVKHPHYPFLQARHPHNPNFQDQAKWQMSNQQTQASYNQHQFGNW, from the coding sequence ATGGCATCAAAGAGGGATGCACATGACCACATCAGGGTCAAAGATGAGGCTTTCCGCTACATGGGTAAGGAGGCAGAAGAGCTGGAGAATGTGTTCAGCACAAACCGAATATTACTCCTACACGGTCCACCATTCATTGGAAAGACAAGGACATGTAAAGAAGTTGTGCTTCGAGCTGCAAGAATATTCCGTAGACAGGACTGTGAAACGCATACGTTCTACCTGGATATCAGAACTGGCTTTACAGTGAATGACGTGGTGAAAGAAGTTATTTATGCTCTGCAAGAATATGTCCAGGGATGGTCAGATGTGAAATCAGACGGTATCCATGTGCATGACCTAGCTCGTCGGTTTCGAGCTCACCAGAATGGGAAGAATAGAGCATAtatatttgcaatggacaacaTTGATAGAGTCATGAAGGAGGAGCAAGGAAAAGTATTGAAATTTGTAAGAGAACTTGTTTCAGGGACAGACTGTGTCTTCATGGTACTAGTGAGCAGAACCAGCATGAATCTGATTAGAGATATTCACTGTGTGAAAAGGCACCCTCACAGAGCTATGTCTCCTGCAGATGCAAAGGCATTGCTTAAGGAGGCCTCTGGTAATCCGCAGGACTTTGATCATCATGCAGACAGGATAATAGAACTGGTGTGCCGGTCACCTCTTCCAATCATGATGGCTGGATATCAGATGAACAGTCGTGGATTTCAGCTTCCGTTTACACCTCAAGAATTTGTTGAAGTCATGGAAGATTCAGTGAGCAGAACTCTAGGGCTGGAGAATGTACCAGCAGAAGACCAGATTCCAGAGACAATCAAGGCCATTGTAACTGAGAATTACCATATTTTGGAGAAAATTGTGTCATCTGTGAATGATCCTGAGTCATTTGATGCCAGTGAGCTGTATGCGACCATGGAGGATTCGCCAGGTCATGTGAAGCAGTTGATACTGCATGTCTTGCTGAAGGATTCTGTTTACATGGTAGCTGACAATGACGGTGCTGGCATGCAGAATGGACTTGATGCCTCACCACTTGTGTTTGCAGTCCTTAAAGAATTCTTCTGCCAAATGTCCTCAAAGGACATCTTTCTCAAAAGCTTCAATGAAGACGTCATCAAAGCACTTGACAACCAGGCGGATGAATTGTTGACGTCGCGTGCAGGAGCACTGCGTCATGCAGAATGGGACctgctgaaaaaacaaaggcAAGGGTGTTCTCATGGAGACCTAAGTATTCTGTGGAGAAACATCATTACCATTGGGGGAGACCTTGTGAAGGAAGTTACTGGTGATGAGACCAAAGCCGTGCACTTCCATGCAGCTAGCACTCGAAAGATGATGAGTTTACAGAGTGGAAAGAATGCATCTTCAACTACAGAGACACACAAGACAGGAATTCAAGAGTCTGGTCACACGCCTGTGCTTCTACCAGGTCAATATTCAACAGACCCATTTAATTTCAAGCAAAATGGAGAGAGCAGGATTATGGAACCTGAAGCGTGTTTGTCGCCTGATAGCAGCTCCTCAGAAGAGCCACccattgagaaaaataaaactaatGACATGGTGCAGAGAGAAGTTGGCTCTGACACAGTAGGAAAAACTGACATTTTGAGGGAAGGTTCTAGTGATATGTCAGGCAAACAAGATTCAGATCTTTCAAGAAATTCAGAGGAACAGCAGCTGATCAATGATGACTCATCCACTACTGACACGTCTGCCACCTCACCATGTccccctttgccaaatgaacaGTCACCTGTTCAAGAAACAGGTAACAAATGTCAGTGTAGTAAAATCAAAGAGATATCAAAAGTTGTAACAAACAGTAAAACCAAGAAATGTCAGAATGAAAACATAGTTGCAAGTTGTGAAGCGTCAAAAGAGTATCAGATAGCAACTACAGCAAATAGCCTGGACCAAGTCAAAGAACAACCTTTAAGATCTTGCCCTTCAGATGATGGGAGTGTTTTCAAAACATTAATAAGTGTGGATGAATCAAACCCTTTCCCAAATACAGACTTGCAAGACCAGGACAAATGTGCCAGCAGTGGACCTTCTGACATCTTCCTAGAGAATGGGCAAGAATCCTTCGACACATCTTCCAGTGCACATGGTGACACAGTGTGCAATGGGAAACCTCAGTTTCGTTCTCTGCATTCCACTGATCAGTATCATCCAGTACAGCAGTCAACAGAGGATGTCTTTTCAGACAAGACTTACTCTACCATGTCAACCTCTCCCATGATCAGAAGCCATGCTGTTCAGCAGGACCAAAAATGTGGGCAGTTTATGGAGATGCATTCAGTGAAAAAGGCTGTGGAGTGTGTGTTTGACTGGAAAAGTTGTGAGAATGGTCACCATGATAATTCAAGGCTAGAACATGTCGAGAATGGTGGGCTGAAAAAGCAATCAACAACTGTAGATCTCAAGAGCCAGTATCAAAGTTTCCAAGTTGAAAATCCACTTGGTTTCAGGCAAAGTGGCAAGCTGGCTTTAGTAGAAGGAACCCCTAGTGTTCAGCCCACACATCCACCATTGATGAAGCATGAGTCTTTGTGGGATACAATGCAACATAGTAGCGTGAGAAATCAAATCCCTCAGTATGGTACGGATGTCCATGTCGGATTACCTCAACCACCACCAATCCCACCTGGTACCCCAATAGTTAGGGGAACACCATCTCAAGGGAGTTGCCAGTATGCTATACATCCCCTTACCACCACAGGGTTTCAAATGCCACAAGGGCGACATGGTTATGAACAGCAATATCTTAATTCTCGGGATCAACATCATAGGCAGGTTATGCCCACCCACTACTATCACCAGAACAACCAGGGTATGCCCACCCACCATTATCACCAGAACAACCAGGGTATGCCCACCCACTATAATCACCAGGAAAACCAGGGTGTCTACAACAATCAGCAACTGCCTTATCAACCCATGCCAACTACACCCAGCTATCCTTCTGTATTGAACCTCCCTCAGCAGTATGTTAAGCATCCACATTATCCCTTCCTCCAAGCAAGGCATCCCCACAACCCAAACTTTCAGGATCAGGCAAAGTGGCAGATGTCCAACCAGCAAACTCAAGCTTCCTATAATCAGCACCAGTTTGGCAACTGGTAA